From the genome of Carnobacterium viridans:
CTGCAATACTGACTAAGACATCAATACTGATGACTTTGACTTTCATTGCTTGAAACGCTTGAATGGCAATTGGCGTAATCCCAAAGACAGAGGCGATGATCAAAGACCACTCTGAAAGTCCTACGTTTTCTAAAACAAAGTGACTGAAGAAACCGAGTGCGATTAACAATCCACTGATGACGGTGATAACATTTTTCTTGCTTAATATATATTGTTGCATGCTTTTTCCCTCCAAATTTAATTTCTCTTTTATTGATAAACACAGTATAAGATAATTGCCTAAGTAATTAATTGACTGACATCAAGTTTTGAAAAAATACGTGTCCCTTTTCACTATTTTTTTGATCTAACAGCCTCAATGACACTTATTCCTCTTTACAGTTATAACGATACCTTCTTTTTATCGAATAAAAATTGACGGCTATCAAGTTTAGAAAGTTCTCTTTTATCGTTTCTAAGCACCTCGAATCGGATTGCAACAAAAAAGCAATCCCGGAAAAATAGCTTTTCTTCCAGAATTGCCTAGTTCATTTAATCTGTTAAGCGGCCTTGACTTTTGCTTTAAGGACCGGATAGCCTACGTTTTCGATAGCTTTTTGAATCTCTTCAATCGAAGTGACAGCTGAATCAAAATTGGTTTTGACTTTGCTGGAGTTGAATAACACTTTAATGCTGTCTTTATCAATACCGTTAACTGATTTCAAGGCACCTTCAATTTTTTGCATACAACTTGGACAAGACAACGTTTCTAATTGCAATATAGCTTTTTCCATAATTCCTATCTCCTTTATGTGTTTTTATTTTATCGGCAGCAGATTAATGAACACTGCCTTTTCCTCTTTACAACTGTAGTATAGCTCACTTTTAGCAAACGAAAATTGACGCATATCAAGTTTTGCACTTCTTTTTATCTTTTTGCTCAATTCACCATCTTAATAGTCTTTTTCTGCCCCTTATTGCCATCAGAATAATAAGAAATTGGTGGATAGTCTTGTCTGCGTATAAACCATACTACAATCGCGCCAATAAACAGGGCCAGAGACAAGGCTTGCGAAACGCGGATCCACTCGCCAATCCATAAACTGTCCGTTCGCATACCTTCAATGAAGAACCGACCCACTGAGTACCACAAAACGTAACTCAAAGCGACTTCTCCTTGACGCAAAAGCTGTTTTCGGTTCCGTATAGTGACGATGAGGACAAAGCCCAACAAACTCCACAATGACTCGTATAAAAAAGTCGGATGGTAGTAGGTACCATTGATATTCATTTGTTCAATGATAAATTCAGGTAAATAAAGATTTTCCAAGAATTGACGAGTAACCGGTCCACCATGAGCTTCCTGATTCATAAAATTGCCCCAACGACCAATGGACTGGGCTAACAATACATTGGGCGCTAAAATATCAAGAACGAGTGCCAAAGAAGTACCTTTTTTCTTTGCATACCAATATAGCGTACCCCCTCCTGCAATCAATCCCCCATAAATCGCAATGCCGCCATTCCAAATCGCAAGGATTTGTCCTGGATTTTGCAGATAATAACCAAGTTCAAATAACACATAATAAAGCCGAGCGCCGAGGAATCCAATCGGAATTGCCCATAAGGCCATATCGATAATGGTATCCTCTTCCAGTCCTTTTTTCTTTGCTTCCTTGGTGCTCAACTGGAGAGCCGCTAATATGCCCGCTGCAATAATGACTCCATACCAATGAATCACAACAGAACCAATCTCCACCGCATGGGGATTCAAAACGCCTAATACGAATTCCATTCTATTTGCTCCATTTCTTCAATTTTTCGCGTCATTCTAGTCATGGTGATGCTGAACAAGATTCCGGCTAAGCTCCATGGAAACCAAACAGTGAATACACTTTTATCTCCCTGGTCACTCGCTTCGTAATACGCCACTTTTCCGTGTCCGATTACGCCGGCTCCTTTTACAACTTCCTCTTCTTTTTCCATAGCTAACCTATCTGCCTCAACAACGTTAGACGTTTTTGCTTCGCCGCCAATCGTGTTCTTGGTGAAAGGGACGACAAAGAATGCACCCGCTGCTGACAACGTGATGGCAACTATCACCCAAAAATAATGCACATTCACCCCTACTTATTTTTACGTTTTGTTCGACAACCCTATCTTAAAGAAAAATAAAACAAAAAAACTTGAGGGTTATCATGTTTGTGCTTTTATTTTTCCAATGAATGAAGGTCGTTCTGTCTTAAAAAAGCCAAAAACGGACAGATGGAAGCAAAAGCACTGAGTTCTGTCCCGTTGTTAATGAAGAGCGACAGAACATCAACGTGTAGAAAAAAGTGTGTCCGATTATTCGCTGTAAAGCAATAAATCATCTAAATCCTGAATCTTGATCCTTTTCCCAGACAGCTGTTGAATCAATCCCTCGTCCTCCAATTCTCCAAATTTGCGACTGATGGTCTCAGGTGTCGTTCCTAAATAGGAAGCAATGTCCTTTTTTGCCATCGGCAGGGTGATGGTGGGAGAGTTGCCTATTTCAGGTTCCACATTTTCTGCCAAAAACAAAACTAAACGGGTAATGACACTCTCCACGGCTACTTGTGCGGTTTGACGTTCGGAGCTTTCTAACCGCTGCGACATCTCTCCTAGCAGCTTTAACGAAATTGCAGGATACTCTTTTAGAAACTCTTGTACATCCTGTTGTTGAATCATGCAGACAGACGTATCTCGAGTAGCTTCTGCGTATTCCTCGTGCACAGCATCAGGATTGAACAACGTCCATTCTCCCGTAAAGTCACCCGGATTCAAAATACGAACTAGTTGCTCTTTGCCAGAATCAGACAAGCGATAGATGCGGACTTTTCCGCGATTCACAATATACAAGGCATCATCTTTTTCTTGCGAGCGAAACAGAAACTCCCCTTTTTGATAGTGATTCGTGTGAGCTTTTCCAGCGATGCGATCCATCGAGCTTTCCTCCAAATGATTGAATATCGGGACTAAGCGGATACAAGCTGAGTGGTCTCCTGCTGCATGTGGTTGGGTGTATTGAGTCAATTCGTTCTTCCCCTTTATCAGTTTATTGTCCTTTTTTTAACTTTCCTATATTTAGTATAAAGGCCCCCTACCTCAAAAAAATTGACGCTCATCAAGAAAAGTCTTTTTAACGGCAAAAAAATAGGAGCTGGAAAGAGTCCCAACCCCAAAATCTTTAATTTTTAAATGTATGTTTACGAAAAACCTAATCTTCATCCTCATCAAACGCATCGTCGTCTTCCAATGCTTCTTTACCAATGAACGCTTGCAGCATCCAAATGTTCTTGTCTAAGTCATTTTTAAAAGCAATCAATGTATCTTCTAAAGCATCGTCACCCTCGTCTTGAGCTAAACGAATCGCGCGAATAGTTAGGTCACGAGTGCTTCTGAAGTCCTCGATAATATTTTCAACCATGTCTTCTGCTTTAGCGTATTTATTAACTGCATCTTCCGAAAGCATCGAATATTTTTCAAATTCAACCGTTGTCGAAGCAGGTTTATGCCCAGAAGTAATTAGACGCTCCGCAAGTTTGTCGAACCATTTTTCATTTTCGTTATACAACTCTTCAAATTTTTCATGCAACGTAAAGAAATTGGCTCCTTTTACATACCAGTGATATTGGTGCAGTTTCACATGTAATGTATGCATGTTGCCTAAAAGATGATCCGCAATGGCCGCTGCATTAATTTTCGTATGATGAACATGTTCCTTGTGTTCTTGTTCTGCTTGCAATCTTTCTTGGGGTGTTCTTTCTTGAGTAGCTTTATTTTCAGTCATGATTTATTCCTCCTATAATTTTGGTTTGTTTAAAATAGCTTTCTTTGATTCCTCCTTTTTCTTTACTGAATTTAGTATAGGATAGATTTCCGTTAAAAAAATTGACGCTCATCAAGAAAAGTATTTCTTAATAGACGCCAGGCTTCTCTATTAAATTCAACTGAAATAATCAAAGGAATGAAGTCGTTCCCTCCAAACAAAAATTTCATTAAAGTAGGGCCTAAAAAAAGAATAGCAACTATACTTTGTCAAGAGACCTGACTGCTATTTTTTTGCTTGTTATTCTTCAATTACCAAATGTCTTGCCTTGCAGTATATTTAATGCTCTTTCTCACTAGTGTTGCATGCAACACTAGTGAGAAAGAGTATTAATAAGATTAACCTAGACGAATAACTTTACTTTATTTATGTCATACCATAAATAAAAATTGAAAAGAATTTTTTTATTTATCTGATTTGTCAAATTAAGCTAGACAGAACGTCTTCACTCATGTAACTCAAAAATACTTCCAATGGTGTTTGATAATTCAATGACTTTCTGGGAATAGTATTTCTCTTATTTGCAACGGATGAAACAAACAATTGGTCGACTTGATTAAAATCCATTTCTTTTGGTAATCCATCTTTTCGGAGGAGACCGTTAGAATTTTCGTTTAAAGCGCGTTGTGAAGGTGTTCCAGGATCCGCAAAATAAATGGCGATATCGTGGTGGTTGCATAGCGATTTCCAGTTAGAAAATTCTTTTCCACAATCAAAGGTGATAGAACGGAATAAGTTTCTTGGAATACCGTGAAACCAGTGATTCATGGCTGTTTCAATGTCGCTGGCCTTTCGTCCATTGGGTTTCAAAGTAATAATGACTTTAGATAGACGTTCCACTAAAGTGATAACAGCACTCTTATGGTGGACACCTACAATGGTGTCGCCTTCGATATGGCCAAATTCTTCTTTAAACTGGGGATAATCTTTTTCTCTTTCTGTGATATTCCGCTTGAAAGATTGTTTTCCCCGACGTTCTTTATGACCATTTGGTTTTCTTTTCCCTTTCATTGGAAGTGTGGTTTCATCAAAGATTTTTTCTTTGAACTGGCGGTAAAGAGTACGAACGGAACACGCAACAGGCTCTTCCGCCCGACCAATAATGACGTCAGGAGTCCAACCTTGAGTGACTTTCTTTTTGATATAGGCCTGTTATTTCTTTGAAAGCACGATTTTGCGACGTCCACAACCTTCTTGTTTTCCTTGTACTGTTGGAAGTACTCAAGTGCCGTATGCCCTGCTTTCAAGAAGTTAATGACGTTGTAAATGGGTGTTCGCGTTCGTTTTAAATAAGCGGCTATTTTCGCAACTGGGATATTTTTGTGGTAATAAGACTCTATCATCACCAATTCATCCGTGGTAAGATGGGTGTGGGTCATTCGTGATCACTCCTATGTCTTCTTTAGTCGGAATTACATTTTGAGTGTACCACGAATGGCTTTTTTGTTTGTCTAGCTTAATTCTACAATCGGCGATCTATTAAAGCTAATAGTTACATAATAGAGAGGAAGTAAATATTTATGAAGAAAAAACATTGTTATTTATTGCCATAATAGGTTTAATAGTATTTATATACCCAAATAATAAAGTTAATGCTTCAGAAAATAATGCACCTGCAGAAGATATAACAGAAACTATAATAGAGAACACTGAATAAAATTTACCGATTTTTTCTATGGACCAAATAAATACTATGTCCGAAGAAGAGCTACCTGAAAATTTTTTAGTGAAAGAAGATTAAACTCCTAAACTGAGAAGTGCGTCTCTAGGATATCAAAAATGGAGCAAAGTGAGCACCACAAGACTGAATACAAATGTCTACATAGCTTGACATCCATCTTTTAAAGGATGTACTAAAGGTACACTTTAGAGCTTAGCGGCCTTTTGAAACATCTGATAGAACGTATTCACTTCTACATGTCCTCCCTTGGTGCTGGGAAACAAGTAATCCTCTGGTGCTAAGTCTTTCGTGTACTCTAAAATTAAGTCCTGCAGATTACTCAAATACAAAATACGCGTCTTTCCCGTTTTCTTTTCGACAATTCGAGGATTTTAGAGGAAATCAAGTCTTGTTTCTTTAATTTGACAATATTAGACATGCGTAACCCACTGTTAATGCCAATCAAAAACAGAAAAACATCCTGATCCGCGTATTTATCTAATTTCACGTATTGAGATTCTTTAAAGAAACAATATATAATAAAAGATAACCCAGTAAGGAGATAAGAAATTATGAAAAATAAATTCAAACTAATTTTATTTTTAGTCGTTATCGTTATCATTGTATTAAGTTTATACATATCATCTAAAGATTTATTAGTTAATCTAATAACAAAAAATGAAATATCTGGAGAAGTAGAGTATGTTTCTATTTATTCACATGGAAGTAACAAGAAAACAGAGGCGTTTAAAAGCGAAGATTTTGAGCTATATACCGCAGATTCAACTAGCTTTACATCATATATTTCTAACAGTAAAGTTCTTAATAAGATAAATAAAATTGTACTTACAGATTCTTCAGGAAATATTGTAGATAATGATGAAATAATTACAGGGATTTTTCAATCAGCAGAACAAATAGAACATGAAATTTGGGAATTCCAAATTTTCAAAGTTTTGGATGCTTATTTTGTTTTAGTCAAATTAAATGTAAATTGGCAATCCCCTTGCGACTTTTATGAGTACGATATAACTAATAAAGAATTAAAACTTATGCATAGGTTTGATGATATTGACGTTTTAGGTTTATCCTTATCACGTTAAATGAATCTTTACGTAAGTGTCTATTTAGATTTTATCCAGAATAGATATTTACAAGGTATCAATCGAATTGTTTTTTTTGCTGTCTATTATAAAGTCGCTTAATATATTTAGGTTTATTGGCTAAAATAGTCTTGTATTGTTTTCCCTGGCGTTTTAAAAAAAGCTTTCTAATCCTACAAGTAGACCATTTCTAGAGATAAAAGCGCTGAAGATTATAACGAAAGAAAGTACAACTCCAGTAGGAATAGTAGTCTCAAAAAGTAGATAAAAAGTTATAACCAGGTAAATGATTGTAAAAGCTGTTCTTTTAACTAATATCATCCTAAATAACTCCCTTTATAAAAATTATCATACCTATAATGCTAACTTTCTCAATTTCAATCAAGCTCTATCTTTTTTTTTAGCGTTAACATAAGTAAACCAACAGCCTAGTAATACAAAAAATAGCATAACTAGATTATCTACTAACTCCGTAAAACCTATAGTACTTCTTAAAGTGATTGCAACAATTATTAATACTATTACACCAACAATCTGTTTCTTAGTTCTCATAAAACAACTCCTTCTATAAATGATTATAATTGCCTATTCGCCTATAGCATAGCGTTTAATGATAAATAGAAAAGAAGTCTTAATTTGATAAAGCTCTAGATACACGAATTTATCCAATTCATGTATTGCTACTTTACTAAATATTCACCCATCTTTTCTATCCCTTCTTTCATCTATTTTATTTCTTACAAAATACGTTATTGGAATAGACACAAACATGAGACTTGAAAATAATTGAATAATGCCTCTATTTATATTTCCGTTTATTATTATTTCTTCAGGCTGAAATAAGAAAGTTTGATACGTCCCATATAAACCGAATAATCCTGCAAGTAAAAGCAACCAAGAAGAATCTTTTTTATTCTCATTTTTACGAAAGTAGGCATTATGATAGACACTTATATTTGTAAAAACAATGGCGACTATAAATAGTATGCTTAACATTTCTAGTTCCTTGGTAGCACCCCATTGAAAATTAAAAAATAAGCCAAGGATATAATTTAGTGCTAATAGAATAATTAAAGTATTAAACGAATAATAGCCATATTTATATCTCATTAATTTTTGGTATTCATCATATTGTTTCATTTTCATTCCTCCCAAAATAAATCATTTAATGTTAGATCAAATTCTTTACAAATTTCTCTACACAAATTGATTGTCGGATTGTAATCTCCTCTTTCAATGGCACTGATTGTTTGTCTAGTAACATTAACAGCATCTGCCAATTGCTGTTGAGACATATCATTCTTTGCTCGTGCTGCCTTTAACTTTAAATTCTTAGCCATATTATCCCTCCTAATATGACAAATATATTTTACATTAAGTAAACTATATCACATATCCTAAATAACACAATAGTTTTAATAGTTCAGCATTTTTTTTTTTGGGAGCGTCAATAATTTTGTGTAAATAAATCGTCCTTCTGCAAAATAATTAGTTACTCAGTAAACATTGAAACTAATGTATCGGTTACTTGTTGGAAACCTTTATGGCTTCTGTTTAGAAATTTTTGATTGTATGTATCAAAAATGCTGACTAGAAAGCGTTCTAGTGATTCTTCATTTTGAAACTGCTCTTTTCTGCGGCTGTACTTTTTAATTTGCTTATTGAAAGACTCGATTAGATTGGTTGAGTAAATGGTTCTACGAATACTGGGTGGAAACTCATAAAAAGTCAATAAATCCTGGTTTTCTATGAGTGACTGCGTCACTTTAGGATAGTTTTTCTTCCATTTCTCAATCATACAGGATAAGAATGTATTCGCTTCTTCCTTTGAGTTAGCTTGATAAACAGCCTTAAAGTCATCACAGATTTCTTTTCGGTCTTTGACACGTACTTTATGAGCAATATTACGAGATACATGGATACAACAATGCTGATATTTTGCTTTAGGATAAATTTGTTGGATGGTATCTTTCATGCCTTTTAAGCCATCCGTAATAAAAAGCAAGACTTCTTGAACTCCTCTGGAGTTAATATCCTGTAGCAGCTCATTCCAAACGTATGTTGATTCAGTCGGAGCAATCGCATAACTCAGTACTTCTTTAGTGCCGTCTTCTCGTATACCAATGGCAATATAAATCGCTTCTTTGGATACGGTTTGGCGTTTTAATGGAATATAAGTAGCGTCCATAAAAATAGCGACATACTTATCATTTAAGGCTCTGGATTTAAAGGCGTTTACTTCTTCAGTCAGAACTTTAGTCATATTGGACATGGTTTGTGGAGTATAGTGATGCCCATACATTTTTTCGATTAAATCAGCAATTTCAGACATCGTAACACCTTTTTCGAATAAATGGATAATAGTGGTTTCCAATGTATCGTTTGTTCTTTTGTAGGCTGGTAAAGTTTGTTGTTTAAACTCACCATTACGATCTCTAGGTATTTCCAATGTTAATTCACCATATTCGGTTTTGATTGATCGAAAGTAAGAACCGTTTCTCGAATTACCTGAATTAAAACCAGTGCGATCATATTTTTCGTAATCTAAAAAAGCCGTTAATTCAGTCCGTAGGAGTGTGTTTATCGCTTTTTCTAAGTGCGAACGGAATAATTCATTTAAATCGCCTTTAGTGACTAGAGTTTGCACAATTTCTGTAGTAAAATCATTCATAGGGAAGTCCTCTTTTCTGTGAATTGGTTGTCGTTAACTTTATTCTACAGAAGGGACTTCCTTTTTTGTATGGATTTTTTCATTTACACAAAATATTTTACACTCTCTTAGTTTAATTTGACATACGAAAAAGTATGAATCATTCTGCTATAGATAATTACTGATTTTTCAACAATTATTTTATTTATAAGGTGATTTTTTTATATGAACGTTGATCCCCCTCCATAGTTTCTCCATAAATTTGGGTTATACTAATACTGAATACAACGGTATTAGGAGGAAGTAAAATGAAAAAGAATACACTTATTACCCTATTAATAGTTTCTTTGATTTTATTAATAGTTGTATCCATTACTTTAATTCTAACCTATAACAAAACAAATTTTTCCTTAAACGATGATAATGAGGAACAAATAGGAATGTTCAATAATGAAACAAATTCTATGATGGGAAATGGTCAGATGGAATCAAATAATAGTATTGACATCATTAATAATTCTCAGGTACAGAATAAACTCAAGTTACCTCAACTTTTGGAAAGTGACCAAGAAACTTCAACAGATGTTTTTTATACTATAACAACTCAATCAGGAACAACCGCATTCAAAGATGGAAGTTTAACAGAAACGTATGGGTATAACGGTTCCTATCTCGGTCCTATCATACGTATTCACAAAGGTCAGAATGTACATCTTACTACCATCAATAAATTGAAAGAAAATACTTCTTTTCATTGGCATGGTTTAAAAATACCCTCAAATGTTGACGGTGGCCCCCATAGTCCTATCAAACCAAATGGAACAGCCACCGTTGATTTCACAGTAATGCAAGAAGCTGCTACGTTATGGTTTCATCCCCATCCTGAAGGTCGTACTGGTGAACAAGTCTACAATGGATTGGCTGGATTAATTTATGTTGAAGACGAAAACTCTGATTCATTGGATCTTCCCAAAGATTATGGTATGAATGATTTTCCAATCATTGTTCAAGACCGTTTTTTTGACGAAGACAACCAATTTAATTATCAAGACATCCGAAATGTGGATGGTACACAAGGAGATACTCTGTTAGTAAATGGAACAATCAATCCTTATATAGAGGTAAAAAATGAACAAATAAGGTTGCGTCTTGTCAATGGTTCGAATGCACGTAATTATCAGTTTAACCTATCGAGTAAGGAAAAATTTTATCAAATCGCTTCTGACGGAGGTTTTCTGAATGAACCGGTACAGATGGATACTCTTCAATTAGTTCCTGGAGAAAGAGCTGAAATTGTAGTCGATTTAAGTGACTATAAAAATGGAACTATCGTGCAATTAATGGACGGAAATGCTGAAGTCCTTTCCATAAAGGTTGTGGAAGAAATAAATTCTGAGGTTGGATCATTACCGAAAACTTTAAATGCTATTTCAAATGATTTTGATAAAGTTTCTGTTCCAGATAAAAAAATTACCTTCAGCGGTATGGGAAATATGGTTGCTATTAATGGAAAACAGTTTGACATGGATCGGATGGATCTACAGGCAAAAACAGGTACCACAGAAATATGGGAAATAAATAATTTAAATGATATGATGGGTGGGATGATACATCCTTTCCATTTACATGGCGTTCAGTTCAAAGTATTAGACCGGAATGGAAAAATTACACCTGCAAACGAACAAGGATGGAAAGATACGATAGCATTATATCCTGGAGAAAAAGTTCAGATTGAAGTTGAATTTTCAAAAAAGGGGATTTTCATGTACCACTGTCATATTCTTGAACATGAGGACA
Proteins encoded in this window:
- a CDS encoding IS256-like element ISEf1 family transposase, whose product is MNDFTTEIVQTLVTKGDLNELFRSHLEKAINTLLRTELTAFLDYEKYDRTGFNSGNSRNGSYFRSIKTEYGELTLEIPRDRNGEFKQQTLPAYKRTNDTLETTIIHLFEKGVTMSEIADLIEKMYGHHYTPQTMSNMTKVLTEEVNAFKSRALNDKYVAIFMDATYIPLKRQTVSKEAIYIAIGIREDGTKEVLSYAIAPTESTYVWNELLQDINSRGVQEVLLFITDGLKGMKDTIQQIYPKAKYQHCCIHVSRNIAHKVRVKDRKEICDDFKAVYQANSKEEANTFLSCMIEKWKKNYPKVTQSLIENQDLLTFYEFPPSIRRTIYSTNLIESFNKQIKKYSRRKEQFQNEESLERFLVSIFDTYNQKFLNRSHKGFQQVTDTLVSMFTE
- a CDS encoding Crp/Fnr family transcriptional regulator — encoded protein: MTQYTQPHAAGDHSACIRLVPIFNHLEESSMDRIAGKAHTNHYQKGEFLFRSQEKDDALYIVNRGKVRIYRLSDSGKEQLVRILNPGDFTGEWTLFNPDAVHEEYAEATRDTSVCMIQQQDVQEFLKEYPAISLKLLGEMSQRLESSERQTAQVAVESVITRLVLFLAENVEPEIGNSPTITLPMAKKDIASYLGTTPETISRKFGELEDEGLIQQLSGKRIKIQDLDDLLLYSE
- the lgt gene encoding prolipoprotein diacylglyceryl transferase, which gives rise to MEFVLGVLNPHAVEIGSVVIHWYGVIIAAGILAALQLSTKEAKKKGLEEDTIIDMALWAIPIGFLGARLYYVLFELGYYLQNPGQILAIWNGGIAIYGGLIAGGGTLYWYAKKKGTSLALVLDILAPNVLLAQSIGRWGNFMNQEAHGGPVTRQFLENLYLPEFIIEQMNINGTYYHPTFLYESLWSLLGFVLIVTIRNRKQLLRQGEVALSYVLWYSVGRFFIEGMRTDSLWIGEWIRVSQALSLALFIGAIVVWFIRRQDYPPISYYSDGNKGQKKTIKMVN
- a CDS encoding Dps family protein, whose amino-acid sequence is MTENKATQERTPQERLQAEQEHKEHVHHTKINAAAIADHLLGNMHTLHVKLHQYHWYVKGANFFTLHEKFEELYNENEKWFDKLAERLITSGHKPASTTVEFEKYSMLSEDAVNKYAKAEDMVENIIEDFRSTRDLTIRAIRLAQDEGDDALEDTLIAFKNDLDKNIWMLQAFIGKEALEDDDAFDEDED
- a CDS encoding helix-turn-helix transcriptional regulator translates to MAKNLKLKAARAKNDMSQQQLADAVNVTRQTISAIERGDYNPTINLCREICKEFDLTLNDLFWEE
- a CDS encoding heavy-metal-associated domain-containing protein — protein: MEKAILQLETLSCPSCMQKIEGALKSVNGIDKDSIKVLFNSSKVKTNFDSAVTSIEEIQKAIENVGYPVLKAKVKAA
- a CDS encoding multicopper oxidase family protein: MKKNTLITLLIVSLILLIVVSITLILTYNKTNFSLNDDNEEQIGMFNNETNSMMGNGQMESNNSIDIINNSQVQNKLKLPQLLESDQETSTDVFYTITTQSGTTAFKDGSLTETYGYNGSYLGPIIRIHKGQNVHLTTINKLKENTSFHWHGLKIPSNVDGGPHSPIKPNGTATVDFTVMQEAATLWFHPHPEGRTGEQVYNGLAGLIYVEDENSDSLDLPKDYGMNDFPIIVQDRFFDEDNQFNYQDIRNVDGTQGDTLLVNGTINPYIEVKNEQIRLRLVNGSNARNYQFNLSSKEKFYQIASDGGFLNEPVQMDTLQLVPGERAEIVVDLSDYKNGTIVQLMDGNAEVLSIKVVEEINSEVGSLPKTLNAISNDFDKVSVPDKKITFSGMGNMVAINGKQFDMDRMDLQAKTGTTEIWEINNLNDMMGGMIHPFHLHGVQFKVLDRNGKITPANEQGWKDTIALYPGEKVQIEVEFSKKGIFMYHCHILEHEDNGMMGQIIVE